Part of the Lolium rigidum isolate FL_2022 chromosome 6, APGP_CSIRO_Lrig_0.1, whole genome shotgun sequence genome, TGTTGATCGGATTATGCACATGGAGAGGATCGATAGAATTTCCAATCCACACCTCCGCtgctccttcctcctcctcctcctagcagCATATATATACACTCCTCCTGACATACTAGCCAAGCAGTCGAGAGCAAGTCAGGTGCTAAGCAAACGCAGAGCTCCATCGATCATCGATCGGTAGCCAGCCATGGAGCCAAACGGGATGCCCGGGTCGGGCGGAGCGCTCACGCGCagcggccgccggagcagccggAGCTGGGGCAGCAACATCTCCCACTCCCTCCGGCAGCAGGCGGGCCTGCAGCCGGACACCGACGAACCGTTCCGGCGCGGctccgccacctcctcccgccgccacgacgacgacgaggagaacCTCCGGTGGGCGGCGCTGGAGAAGCTCCCCACCTACGACCGCATGCGGCGCGCCATCCTCCTCGCCAACCACAGCCTGCAGCAGTACGCCGGCGGCGGGGATGACGGGATGGTGGAGATCGAGcacctcgccagcggcgacggcgggcgcgcgCTCCTGGAGCGCGTGTTCAGGGACGACAGCGAGGGGTTCCTGAGGAGGCTCAAGGACCGGGTGGACAGGGTGGGCATCGAGATGCCGGCCATCGAGGTGCGCTACCAGGACCTCagcatcgaggtcgacgcctACGTCGGGAGCTCCGCCTTGCCCACGCTCTGGAACGTCACCGCCAACGTCTTCAAGGTGCGTTGCGCCATGCATGCTCTGCTGCTTTTTGCTCTGCCATATTACTCCTACTCTCCATGCATCCGCCTCTGCCtcatcttttttatttatttccccTCATCATCATTCTATCTAACAAAAGCCTTTTGTATTTTCCGTTTTGTGGAATAATTTCACCTTTAGATATTGTCGAAAGATAATACAAAAAACATGTAGTCCCTCCATCCCACGAAAGtcgaatttaaatgtatctaaacactaaatagtatctacatacatctaaatttcGATAAAATTTAGATAACCTGCACTTATGAGACGGAAGGAGTATATATATGTATGGGATGAAACATGTTCTCTATGTGAAAAAAATTTACTGAAGAAAACAACTAATCATCACCAAGCGGTGGCAAATATGGATGCATGAATCACTCTTCATGTCGAGTCCAGAAGCGGTAATTTCTAAACGAATGGATTCGAGTTTCAACTCCAAAAATATCCATGTTTGACTAATCAAACTACGGACTAGTACTCGTACATTTTTTTTCCAAAACGTGGGATCTTTTTTCTTCTCACGTGTCTGGACTTCGGACCGTAGCTATGACTGCCCATCACTTTACCGTTTTCCTTTTTAACCTTTTTTATTCACGCTGACGTGGACAATAACGGAGCTCTTTCATGGGCAGCCACGTCACCCAGTTTTTTACTCCATCCCTCGTCagcttcgtcttcttcctccgcacccccctctctccctctcttaccACTTCCTACACACAACACAGGCAGCTAGCCTACCCTCCGCCGAGATCATGGACGAATCCTTCCTACCTCCGGTCGCGAGGCCGGTGGGTCGGTGGATGAGGATTTCCGATGCTACCAACAACCACCTCTTGCTCTGCTCAGGGTCcttcccggcggcggcggaagcaaGGGACAGGAAGGGGGAGAACAAGCAAGCGATAAATGTGCAcatcaatccatcatagatcctaCAACCATCTCCCAACTCCAATTCACGGAGGCGCCTTGGAGATGTTCGACGAAATGTCCAACCCAAACAGACAGCTTGATTTATCACCTGATTAGACCAAACGCATCAGACAAGAGGCGATTCTGCCCATGACCACCATCTAGTACTTTCTACTGCCTTGCTTGTTGCTAACAGTCTAGATGCTTATATATCCATTGCTTTTGTATGTATATGCACGCATCTTCATGGATGAATTGGATATTACGAGTACTATTGCCCGTTGCTAACACAGCGCCTCATGATCGCAGAGTCTTATCGGACGCCTCGCCTCCTCCAACAAGAAAACCATCAACATACTCCAAAACGTCAATGGTATCCTCAAACCATCCAGGTAACCACCTTCTTCTTATTCTACTTCCTACAACTAACTATACTACTGTTTCTTTATTACGATTACTATGCCGCCACTAGCAGCAGCCATGTGCAGCAGGCCCATTAGCTCTCTCACATGTTTCTCATGAACCCTGAGCTAATATCAGTTTGTTATAGATGCTTTTAAATAGGCCAGTGATTCCCAAAAGTATTTTATTTTTCAGTATGTAACCAGTCAACCTTACCTTTCCTGCAAGAAAATTCACTCATTACATCTTTTTCTACTTTCCTCTAAATGTGTAACAATCTGAAAAATTAAGTAATTTGACATGTATGTCCGATTTTTTTTTCCAGGATGACTCTTCTTCTTGGACCTCCTTCTTCAGGAAAGAGCACGCTTATGCGGGCCCTTTCTGGCAAGCTTGACAAAAGCCTCAAGGTTTTAACTCGTAGTATTGTTAATTTCTTTTCCCCTTACGCTTTGTGGCCACATGCATCAAAATAATAACCATCCCGTGGATATGGCAGGTATCTGGCAGCATCACATATTGTGGCCACACATTTTCCGAGTTCTACCCTGAGAGGACCAGCGCGTATGTTAGCCAGTACGATCTCCACAATGCGGAGATGACTGTAAGAGAGACACTGGATTTCTCCAGGCGCTGCTTAGGCGTCGGTGCCAGATATGACATGCTTGCGGAGCTCGCCAAGAGGGAGCGTGAAGCTGGCATAAAACCAGATCCTGAGATCGACGCTTACATGAAAGCTACTGCGGTGCAGGGAAAGGAGAGTAATATTGTGACGGATCTTACTCTCAAGGTGAGATTTCTGACTGTTCTGGTCATTAACAAAATTGTACTCATGGAGTCTAACAAAAAAACCACTCTTTCAGGTCCTTGGGCTTGACATTTGTGCTGATACCATGATCGGTGATGACATGATCAGAGGAATTTCCGGTGGGCAAAAGAAGCGTGTCACAACTGGTATGCAGACACCTACATACAATAAGGGGCACAGCCGCTCAATTCATCATGAAAAAGGAATTTCTCTTTGTTATGattatctgatttttttttacttttgttgATACTAGGGGAAATGTTAACTGGACCTGCAAGTGCTTTGTTCATGGATGAAATTTCCACTGGTTTGGATAGCTCTAGCACATTTATGATTGTAAAATATATGAAGCAGTTGGTCCATGTGATGAATGAGACCGTGATGATCTCCCTCCTACAACCACCGCCCGAGACATACAACCTGTTTGATGACATTATTTTGCTATCAGAAGGATACATAGTGTACCATGGGCCACGTGAGAACATCTTGGAATTCTTTGAAGCTTCTGGTTTTCGGTGCCCTGACAGGAAAGGAGTCGCTGATTTCCTTCAAGAGGTCACTTCCAAGAAAGACCAACAACAATACTGGTACCGTGAACAGGAACAATATCGTCCGGTGTCAGTCCCAGAGTTTGCTGAACGTTTCAAGAAATTCCATGTAGGCCAGCAGATGATCAAGGAGATGCAGATCCCTTATGACAAATCCAAAACCCATCCTGCTGCATTGACCACCAAGAAGTATGGCATATCCAGCAAGGAGTCACTCAAGGCAGTGATGTCGAGAGAGGTGCTGTTGATGAAGCGCAACTCGTTCATCTACATCTTCAAGGTCTCCCAGTTGATCATCCTTGGGCTCATGGCCATGACTGTGTTCCTCAGAGTAAAGATGCCCACTGGGAAGATTGCTGACGGTGGCAAATTCTATGGAGCTCTGACTTTCAGTTTAATCACCATCTTGTTCAACGGGTTTGCTGAGCTACAACTCACCATAAAGATGCTTCCTACGTTCTACAAACAAAGGGATTTCTTGTTTTTCCCCCCATGGACATGGGGAGTGGCAAACATACTCTTAAAAATTCCTGTTTCGTTTGTGGAGGCCGGGGTATGGGTCGTCCTCACGTACTATGTGATGGGCTTTGCACCTGCTGCAGGAAGGTAGGCATCCACATATAATCCTAGTGCCCACTTAGCCGTTtgcttttaaaattttcaaattgaTAAATCAATTATTCATCTGTCTCCTTGTTATAGGTTCTTTCGTCAGTTTTTAGCGTTCTTCGCTACTCACCAAATGGCGATTGCTTTGTTCCGATTTTTGGGTGCTGTTCTGAAATCAATGGTTGTGGCCAACACTTTTGGGATGTTCGTGATCCTTCTTATTTTCATATTTGGAGGATTTCTCATCCCTAGGGGTAAGCATACTGCCATGACAAAATCATTTATATCTAGCTACCTAGGCACGATAAATCAGCTATCTGCACCTCATTTACATGGATGGAACTAACCTTTTCCGTTGCTAAATTTGATGTGGCAGGTGACATCAGACCATGGTGGATCTGGGCTTACTGGTCATCCCCTATGATGTACAGTCAGAATGCAATATCTGTCAATGAATTCCTTGCCACTAGGTGGACCACTGTAAGTTTTTCTGAGGAACCCTGTATTTTCTCGGTTTAGCTCCTCTTAACCCAGACACCATTATGTCCTAGTGTTGTAAAGGTGAAAACTTTCTAAACTAATGCGAGTCTTTCAATGTTACTGCAGCCAAACACCGACACTTCTGTTGATGCACCAACAGTAGGCAAGGCTCTTCTTAAATCGAAAGGATTTTTTACTACTGACGGGGGCTATTGGATTTCCATAGGAGCCCTTGTAGCATTCGCTATTGTGTTCAACATCTTGTACATTTTGGCCCTTACGTACTTGAGCCGTAAGTACCATTATTTATTTTTGGCTGAGACTATTGTTTGTTGGCTTGAAGAGCGACATACTTACACTCATATAATCTGTTCTCTTCCAGCTAGCGGTAGCTCAAACACACTAGTTTCAGACGAAGAGAATGAGTCAGAAGCCAATGCATCATCTAATACGGCATCTTCAATACCTATGGGTGAGGTCTTCTTTAAGTATCCATGCTAGACGCATTTATAATATTCTCAAGTTCTTGTAATATTTATGAAGCCGATTGATGCCTTAATAATAATACTAACTAGCCACTGTTTGCACTTGCAGTTGATGTAGGTACTAATGGAGCCACAAATAGGCCAACTCAGTCAGGAGTTGTCTTGCCTTTCCAGCCCCTTGCACTTTCTTTCAACCATGTAAACTATTACGTGGACATGCCAGCGGTAAGCCTACCTACCTTCCTCTTCACACTTGTTGTGTCAGGACATGAGTTTGTCACTTGTATGATAAACTTATCTGCAGATGTGGACAAAAAGTTATTTTAGGTCTTGCACTAAAACGTGTCATCTTGTGTTTCAGGAAATGAAGGAACAAGGATTCGGGGAAACTCGGCTCCAGTTGCTCACTGATATCAGTGGTGCTTTCAGGCCAGGTGTCCTGACAGCACTTGTTGGCGTGAGTGGAGCTGGAAAGACCACTCTAATGGATGTCTTGGCAGGAAGGAAAACTAGTGGGTCTGTTGAAGGAAGTATCACCCTCTCTGGTTACCCTAAAAATCAAGAAACTTTTGCCCGCGTTAGTGGCTATTGTGAACAGAATGATATCCATTCACCAAATGTTACTGTCTACGAATCCATTTTGTACTCAGCCTGGCTGCGTCTTTCATCAGATGTTGACGAAAAAACGAGAAAGGTATGCACTCAAGCCATCTTTCAGACTCAAGTAAAGATGCAGTGTTATATATATTTGAAAGTTCAAATTGTAATTGTTTCTGATTAAAGAAATCAATCTCCATCCACACAGATGTTTGTGGAGGAAGTCATGACCCTTGTAGAGCTTGATGCGTTGCGTAATGCTATGGTTGGTCTCCCTGGAGTCGACGGATTATCAACTGAACAAAGGAAGAGACTGACAATTGCGGTGGAGCTGGTATCAAATCCTTCAATCATATTCATGGATGAGCCAACTTCTGGTCTTGATGCTAGAGCAGCAGCGATTGTCATGCGGGCGGTGCGAAATACAGTCAACACTGGGCGTACTGTGGTTTGTACAATCCATCAACCCAGCATCGATATATTTGAGTCTTTTGATGCGGTACTCTCCTCTCTCTAAATTTCTATTTATCTCCATAAATTATTTTTATCATAATCATTCTAATTCTAGAAATGTAAATAACTCACAAATGGCTCCTTTTGTAGCTTCTACTTCTGAAAAGAGGAGGCCAGGTTATTTATGCTGGTGATCTTGGTCGCCACTCTCATAAACTGGTTAAATATTTTGAGGTGAGTCACTTTGCTTACATATTTTGGTTTGGGGTAGCCAACGCTTCACTTATTCAGCGGTGAACACCTGCTTACCAATAGATCAATGGGCTCAGAAAAACCATTAAAGACCAAACAGGTCTTGAACTCCTTGCATGTGTAGCAAAAGTAAAAAAGGAACTAACCGATGGGTCTGTCATTGCATTGCAGGCAATTCCAGGTGTTGAAAAGATCACAGAAGGATATAATCCTGCAACATGGATGTTGGAAGTTAGCTCCCCTCTAGCCGAGGCTCGCTTGGAAGTAAATTTTGCTGAAATTTACGCCAACTCTGCTCTTTATAGGTAAGTACCTCATTAGTTGATACCATTTCCATTAAAAACAAATACATATTCTCTTGAAACCAGCGCCAAAAATGCAGTTGTTTTCATTTATACTATCCACACTGAGTTCCTGTTTGTGAAATATGACCAGGGAAAACCAAGAACTTATTAAGGAATTGAGCGTCCCCCCTCCAGGCTACGAGGATCTCTCATTCCCTACAAAGTATTCTCAGAATTTCTACAACCAGTGTGTTGCAAACTTCTGGAAGCAATACAAATCTTATTGGAAGAATCCTCCCCACAACGCCATGCGCTTTCTTATGACGTTGCTCAATGGTCTTGTATTTGGGACGGTGTTTTGGCAAAAAGGAACTAAACTGTACGATCCCATTTTCTTGCTATAGTTGAGAGCAGTGCTATTGAAATATGATATATTAGCTCTTATGGAGGCACTAATACTTTTTTGTGTATGGGCAGAGATACACAACAAGATTTGTTCAATCTACTTGGAGCCACTTATGCTGCTGTCTTCTTCCTCGGGGCTTCCAATTGCATCACAGTCCAACCCGTTGTGGCAATCGAGCGAACTGTTTTCTACCGTGAAAAGGCGGCGGGGATGTATTCTCCATTATCCTATGCATTAGCTCAGGTAATTTCTTCTTAAACTGATACTCAACATTTTGTATATGAGGAAATCTAAACCCATCCATTTTCTCAACATTGTGTGATTTGTGCAGACAAGCGTGGAGATCATCTACAACGTCTTGCAGGGGTGTCTATACACAGTCGTCATCTATGCGATGATTGGATATGATTGGAAAGCCGACAAGTTTTTCTATTTCCTGTTCTTCATCGTTTCAAGCTTCAACTACTTCACATTGTTTGGCATGATGTTGGTGGCATTGACCCCATCTGCGATGCTTGCAAACATACTGATATCCTTTATGATGCCTCTTTGGAACCTGTTTGCTGGATTCCTCGtcgtgagaccggtaagaaaattAAGCTTAGATTAACTGTGTTGCATGTCCAAACAACCAAATTCATGTGTTGATTGACGATGGTTATTGGTGCAGTTGATACCAATCTGGTGGAGGTGGTACTACTGGGCAAACCCTGTGTCATGGACCATCTATGGCGTCGTGGCGTCGCAATTTGGCGAGAACACCGGTAGTCTTTCGGTCCCTGGTGCGGACTCCACCACGGTGAAGCAGTTTCTGGACGATAATCTGGGAATAAAGCACGATTTCCTTGGCTACGTCGTGCTGGCCCACTTTGCCTTTTGCATTGGCTTCTTCTTTGTGTTCGGCTATTCCATCAAGGTCTTGAACTTCCAGAAACGTTAGGCAGGCGGTGTGCAGCTACCAAGTAATCTAGCGTGTGCGTGCGTGAGGGTGTGTATATTACAAGTAGTTGGATGCAGAGACATTCCTCTGCTACTATTGTGTAAATGAGATTTAGTAGCGATACACCTTGTTTCACtatgagtatatatatatgggaaaAGGTCCAGTTTTGTCTCTTGACTGTTATTGCCGAAATCCAAAGTTTGGTCTGTAAAATGTATGACAAAGAAGAAGGAGTGGTCAACTTGTTTGCACATGGTTTGTGCAAAAGAATAACTGTCCATTTGAGTAGCAAATGAGAGTTCTTGCTGCATAAATATATCTTTTGTACTAATGTTGTTGAGAGTTATGTTTGAGTTGATAAGGAGAAGGTACTGTATCTCACTCCCAGAGAGGAATTCTCGGTGTAGAATGAATGCAGAGGAGTTGTTGAAAAGGAAAAGGTGAGCCTCTGTAATCTTATTTGTTACTGAACATGGGTGGATCCAAAGGCCATCTTTGTATTCATATGAAGATAATATGttattttgtatctagttcaagaAGCATTTGTTTATCTGTCATTGTACTGTGACCTTGATATATTTTATTTGAACGTAACGATTTTATTATTTAAGCACATTTTACAGAAAGGAGCTGCTGAGCTGGTGGGAGTTGTACTATCCTGCTAATAACCAGGTTTCTTTGGAAAGTCCTATTTCCTTTAGCTCTAGGGGAGTTTCAAGGTTCATGAAGGATTTTACTCCTCCGTTCAAAATTCGTCACGTGCTTTTGTTCCGTTTTCTACGCCAATAATGCAGCGCTGCGTCACAATCTAAcgagagaaaaaggaaaaaacttcAGCACGTCCTCTGCTTCttccattcttttttttttgaataacaacAGGAGAACTGTTATATTCATCGCAATAGAGGAGAAGGTCAAGACGACCGGTTGACCCAGTTTATGAGGAAAACCGGGCCTAAAAACCGTACAAAATGACCCATTTTTGAGGAAAAAAAGGTCGAAAAACCGCACAAACAACAGAGCCTCGTCGCCCACACGACACAAAGCCACCATTGCACAAAACACACACATCCGTGCCCGGAGCCGCCACTCCGGCTTCCCCTGCTCGGTTTCGAGCCACAACGCCGCACGGACTAGACGCCTCGTAGCCCAGGCTACACTAGACGACCATCCGCAGACCACGAACGTCGCGCCAAaagatccggggccgccgccccgacatgccAGCCAGGCCGACCATCCGATCGCGCCGACCGGGCCGACGGACTCGCTACCCACGTAGCACGAGCACGCCACCCTTGCCTTGTTAGACCACAACCACACCCCATGTGCCTGTAGTAGCAAGGCCgttcgaggccgccgcctcgacgcACCATCCACCGTCCGGAGCCGCTGCCCCGGCGTCCACCATCTTCGGCCGCAAGGCAACCATGCCTAGTTGATGCAAACCTACCGCACCACAAGTGTCGAGGCCTCCAaaggcggcgccttcaagaaggtagcggcataGATGTCGCCATCGCCCGCTCACGAGGAGCTCAGTGTTTTCACCGAGGAGAACACCGGACACCCGCGACGGCGGAGATGTAGCTCACgaagacgccttcaagaaggagtacGGCTCCCGTGGGCACCGTCGTCATCGGCACCTACTCAGGATAGGTGCAAAGCTTTCGCCTGGCATGCCATCTCCGCCATCGAGCTCTCTTGAAGCTCGGGTTGAAGGAGCGCAGCCAACGAGCATGTGACCTTGCCGCCGACCACCGCGACGCCCACACCCGACGCATCAGCCAAAACCAGCACCACACTCCGCTTCAAACAACTGTCGGAGCACCAGATCGGGACGGGTCCCCAGCCGCCGCGCCGTCAAGGAGCCGCGCCATGGCCCGCAAAGGCCCAGATCGGGCGCCCGCAGCGACCCCGACGCCTGCACCGCGCCAGGGATGAGGGACCCTAGCCGCCAGCGCGCTTGCGCGTCTAGGTGCAAAACCGGAGCAAGGCCTCGCGCCACCACGCAAAGGCCACGGCCCGCGCCGCCAgatcctggcccgcgccgccaggcGCAAGAAGAACGCCAGCGCGCCCGCGCTTGCCGACCCCCGTCGCGCTGCCTGGAGCCTCCGCCATCACGCCGACGCCCGCCTGAGGCCGCGAACAACTACCGCAGGCCGCAGCCCCAGGCCGCTCCCCCGGCGCCGATCTGAAGTCGCCTGCTCGCTTGAGCGCGACCGCGACCCGCCACGACGCTCGCTTGAGCGCCACCGGCAGCAACTGCACCAACGCTCGCTTGAGCACGGCCGTCCACGCCGCCGCGCGCCAAAGCCAGGCACCGGTCCGCGCCTCCGGACGACGAAGCTGCCCCGCGCAGCCCGCCTCTCTGGAGCGGAGAAGgaagatcccgccgccgcccacgccgcgcgggctttgcccggcgacgcttgccggcggcggcgagggaggaagGTGGAGGCGGGGCTTCTCCCGACAGCTACGGGTAGCACCCaggtcgcccgcggggagcgaccgAGGCGCGTCTCTCGTTCTTCCATTCTGGTACAGTGTACAGACAGTAGCTAAAGGCGACATACGGAATCCTGTGCGGtagttgtgttttgttttaggaaAATGCTCCGTTTCCTTCGGAGGCTAGTCGCGTCGCGGCCTCCGGATCGTGCGCCGTCGATCGTCTGTTGATGCGCGGTTGTGGTTGTGCCACGTCGCCCTCAGTTTCGGACCAGATTGCCCCTGAGTTTAATGCTGCAACGCCCCGTGCCGCACCGACCCTGTCCATTTCGCACCAGCCAACCGCGGGCGTCGttggaggaggcgacggcggggcgatttccgcccgccgccggcgagctgctgCCGATAAAAGAGGGCACCGTCGATCCTCGTTGTCGGCGTGAGTTTCCGCACCTTCTCCCCTCTCTACCTTTGCTTCCCCTGAAGATCTAGCTCCCCCTGAAGATCTAGCTGTAGCGCCGCCGTTCTAATTCGCCGTGATTCTCGCTGTACCGCCGCCGTCTAATTCGCCGTGATTGTCGATGTAGCGCCGCCGTCTAATCCTCCGTGATTTTTGCTGTAGCGTCGCCGTCTAATCCGCCGCCAACGGGGAATTTTCCACCGCGTTTTGACGGGAGATCTAGCTCATCTGGTGCTGCTCGACTCGTGGTGAGTTCCTTTCCGTGTAGTTTTGCTTCTAGCGTGCTCAGTAGCGTGTTCTAGTGTTTTTTGTTTTTCGTGGTGCTCGTGGTGCTCGACTCGTGGTTATTATGCTTCAATGTAGTGGATCCATCCGATGTATCTCGTCCGGCAGGCTAATAATGTCCGTGTTTTTGCTTCAATGTAGCTTCATATTTTGGCATGTTTTTATGTATGTTAATGTCAAGCATATTATCCAAGTGGTATGTAGCAACCATTTTGCTTTGGTATGATGCATTTATAGGTTTGCCAGCAATGTATGTTACAATTAGTAGGTTCCATTTTTCTCATGTATCTATGTGGCTGCTACTGTATTTGGTTATAGGTTTAAATGATGGAGGTGGATCCCGTCTATAACTTGAAGGATCGTTTTGGAGCAAAGCGTTTGCGCCTGTTCATTGATAAGAAACTCCCTGAGGACAAGCGGGATGTTATTGCAAAGAGGAGT contains:
- the LOC124659372 gene encoding ABC transporter G family member 48-like, with amino-acid sequence MEPNGMPGSGGALTRSGRRSSRSWGSNISHSLRQQAGLQPDTDEPFRRGSATSSRRHDDDEENLRWAALEKLPTYDRMRRAILLANHSLQQYAGGGDDGMVEIEHLASGDGGRALLERVFRDDSEGFLRRLKDRVDRVGIEMPAIEVRYQDLSIEVDAYVGSSALPTLWNVTANVFKSLIGRLASSNKKTINILQNVNGILKPSRMTLLLGPPSSGKSTLMRALSGKLDKSLKVSGSITYCGHTFSEFYPERTSAYVSQYDLHNAEMTVRETLDFSRRCLGVGARYDMLAELAKREREAGIKPDPEIDAYMKATAVQGKESNIVTDLTLKVLGLDICADTMIGDDMIRGISGGQKKRVTTGEMLTGPASALFMDEISTGLDSSSTFMIVKYMKQLVHVMNETVMISLLQPPPETYNLFDDIILLSEGYIVYHGPRENILEFFEASGFRCPDRKGVADFLQEVTSKKDQQQYWYREQEQYRPVSVPEFAERFKKFHVGQQMIKEMQIPYDKSKTHPAALTTKKYGISSKESLKAVMSREVLLMKRNSFIYIFKVSQLIILGLMAMTVFLRVKMPTGKIADGGKFYGALTFSLITILFNGFAELQLTIKMLPTFYKQRDFLFFPPWTWGVANILLKIPVSFVEAGVWVVLTYYVMGFAPAAGRFFRQFLAFFATHQMAIALFRFLGAVLKSMVVANTFGMFVILLIFIFGGFLIPRGDIRPWWIWAYWSSPMMYSQNAISVNEFLATRWTTPNTDTSVDAPTVGKALLKSKGFFTTDGGYWISIGALVAFAIVFNILYILALTYLSPSGSSNTLVSDEENESEANASSNTASSIPMVDVGTNGATNRPTQSGVVLPFQPLALSFNHVNYYVDMPAEMKEQGFGETRLQLLTDISGAFRPGVLTALVGVSGAGKTTLMDVLAGRKTSGSVEGSITLSGYPKNQETFARVSGYCEQNDIHSPNVTVYESILYSAWLRLSSDVDEKTRKMFVEEVMTLVELDALRNAMVGLPGVDGLSTEQRKRLTIAVELVSNPSIIFMDEPTSGLDARAAAIVMRAVRNTVNTGRTVVCTIHQPSIDIFESFDALLLLKRGGQVIYAGDLGRHSHKLVKYFEAIPGVEKITEGYNPATWMLEVSSPLAEARLEVNFAEIYANSALYRENQELIKELSVPPPGYEDLSFPTKYSQNFYNQCVANFWKQYKSYWKNPPHNAMRFLMTLLNGLVFGTVFWQKGTKLDTQQDLFNLLGATYAAVFFLGASNCITVQPVVAIERTVFYREKAAGMYSPLSYALAQTSVEIIYNVLQGCLYTVVIYAMIGYDWKADKFFYFLFFIVSSFNYFTLFGMMLVALTPSAMLANILISFMMPLWNLFAGFLVVRPLIPIWWRWYYWANPVSWTIYGVVASQFGENTGSLSVPGADSTTVKQFLDDNLGIKHDFLGYVVLAHFAFCIGFFFVFGYSIKVLNFQKR